A portion of the Halopelagius inordinatus genome contains these proteins:
- a CDS encoding amylo-alpha-1,6-glucosidase has protein sequence MRGDTDETRTRAVSVLESNRRDGYTIPSATLYPFQWNWDSAFVAVGLVRADPAAAKREIRTLLDAQWRNGMVPQIAFWSDAEGYFPGPEEWGIAADRTGGTVRTSGITQPPMVVPAARHVYERTGDESFRDAVLPALRDYCEWWRTERSDDGELVWVRHPWATGMDDSPAWRGPLERFDPGDVEYVREDRKDEDFAAQRPTDWDYDRYVALVRQGRAVDWDEKRLREESPFVVEDVLTNALYVRACESLSEMFADAGDEEQAEEWDAQADATRRALRERRWDDELGLYVSHDLVSDEPLSVPSVAGLLPMLAGVPDDYQRERLRETLSAFLAYDRVVPSYVGPDVDYDRYWRGPVWQNTNWLLERGLRRVGFDEAAARVREDSVSLIESEGFREYFNPETGAGRGSDRFSWSAALYLDWTADDPLSVPDR, from the coding sequence ATGCGCGGCGACACCGACGAGACGCGAACCCGGGCGGTCTCTGTTCTCGAATCGAACCGCCGAGACGGCTACACCATCCCGTCGGCGACGCTGTACCCGTTCCAGTGGAACTGGGACAGCGCGTTCGTCGCCGTCGGTCTGGTCCGCGCGGACCCCGCGGCGGCGAAACGAGAGATTCGGACGCTCCTCGACGCCCAGTGGCGAAACGGGATGGTGCCCCAGATAGCGTTCTGGTCGGACGCCGAGGGCTACTTTCCCGGCCCCGAAGAGTGGGGTATCGCCGCGGACCGAACCGGCGGAACCGTCCGGACGAGCGGAATCACGCAACCGCCGATGGTCGTCCCCGCCGCGCGGCACGTGTACGAACGGACCGGCGACGAGTCGTTCCGCGACGCCGTCCTCCCCGCTCTCAGAGACTACTGCGAGTGGTGGCGCACCGAACGCTCGGACGACGGCGAACTCGTCTGGGTGCGCCACCCGTGGGCGACGGGGATGGACGACTCGCCCGCGTGGCGCGGCCCCCTCGAACGATTCGACCCCGGCGACGTTGAGTACGTCCGCGAGGACCGCAAAGACGAGGACTTCGCCGCCCAACGCCCGACAGACTGGGATTACGACCGATACGTCGCCCTCGTCCGACAGGGCCGCGCGGTCGATTGGGACGAAAAGCGCCTCCGCGAAGAGTCGCCGTTCGTCGTCGAGGACGTGTTGACGAACGCGCTGTACGTCCGGGCCTGCGAGTCGCTCTCCGAGATGTTCGCCGACGCGGGCGACGAGGAGCAAGCCGAAGAGTGGGACGCGCAGGCGGACGCGACGCGACGCGCCCTCCGGGAACGACGGTGGGACGACGAACTCGGCCTGTACGTCTCCCACGACCTCGTGTCCGACGAACCGCTCTCCGTCCCCTCCGTCGCCGGACTCCTCCCGATGCTCGCGGGCGTCCCCGACGACTACCAGCGCGAACGACTCCGCGAGACGCTCTCTGCGTTCCTCGCGTACGACCGCGTCGTTCCGTCGTACGTCGGCCCCGACGTGGACTACGACCGCTACTGGCGCGGCCCGGTGTGGCAGAACACGAACTGGCTCCTCGAACGCGGCCTGCGCCGCGTCGGGTTCGACGAGGCGGCGGCGCGCGTCCGCGAGGACAGCGTCTCGCTCATCGAATCGGAGGGCTTCCGCGAGTACTTCAACCCCGAGACGGGCGCG